The genomic region TTATCAGAAAATATTGATGAAGTTATTAAAAGATTAACAACCAGAAATGCTGATTTTTTGTATTTAAAAAAAGTTAAACAATTAAATATGGAACGCAAAGAAATTATTACTAAATTAGAGCAAAAACAAGCAGAACATAATAAACAATCAAAATTAATTGCATCATTAATACAAAAAGAGAAAACTAATGAAATTGAAGTCTTAAAAGAAAATTTGGGAAGTAATAAGTTATTAATTGAAACATTAAAACAGCAATTACTAGTTGTTGCAAGTGAAATTAAGGATTTGTTATTAAAAACACCAAATATTCCTGAAATTACTGTTCCTATTGGGATAAGTGAAGCCGATAATGTTGAAGTTAAAAAATGAAATGAAAACAAGGCTTTAAAATCAACGCATCCGCATTGAGATATTGCGAAAGATTTAGATATTATTGATTTTATTCGGGCAACAAAAATAACTGGTAGTCGTTTTGTTATTTATAAAAACGCTGGTGCCCGCTTAGTTCGTGCCTTAATTAATTTAATGTTAGATGTTCATTATCAATCTGGTTATGAGGAAATTATTCCGCCAACAATTGTTAATGCAAATTCATTAATTACTACGGGAAATCTGCCTAAATTTAAAGAAGATTTATTTCAATTACAAGAAAAAGATTATTATTTAATTCCTACGGCAGAAGTACCAATAACTAATTTATATCAAGATGAAATTATTGATGGTCATAAGTTACCGTTAAAATATTGTGCTTATACCACTTGTTATCGTTCTGAAGCGGGAGCAGCTGGTAAGGATACGCGAGGAATAATTCGTTTGCATCAATTTCATAAAGTTGAGTTAGTTAAAATTACTAAATCAGAACAATCATATGATGAATTAGAAAAGTTAACTAATGATGCTTGTAAAATTTTAGAACTTTTAGAACTACCATACCGCGTTATTGAACTTTGTACAGGTGAATTAGGATTTAGTGCTGCGAAAACTTATGATATTGAAGTTTGAATGCCTTCACAAAATAAATATCATGAAATTTCTTCTTGTTCTAATTGTGAAGATTTTCAAGCCCGAAGAGGAAAAATTCGTTATAAAGTAAAGTCACAAGATAATGCTAAGTTAGTTCATACATTAAATGGTTCGGGATTAGCAGTTGATCGTTTGGTAGCGGCAATTTTAGAAAATAATTATCAATCTGATAGTAAAACGGTTGTGATTCCTAAGATATTGCAAAAGTATTTAGGAGGATTAGAAAAGATTACCGTTTAAGGAAAAAAAGATGTTTCACGTGAAACATCTTTTTTTAGAATTTTGTTTTATTGATTGGATTTAATTGATAGTTTAGATTAAAGATTTTAAAATTTATTTTTTATATAGTTTGCGAAATAGCAGTAATATTTTAAAGTGATATAAGATGTGTTTAATTT from Spiroplasma endosymbiont of Lonchoptera lutea harbors:
- the serS gene encoding serine--tRNA ligase, translating into MIDINYLSENIDEVIKRLTTRNADFLYLKKVKQLNMERKEIITKLEQKQAEHNKQSKLIASLIQKEKTNEIEVLKENLGSNKLLIETLKQQLLVVASEIKDLLLKTPNIPEITVPIGISEADNVEVKKWNENKALKSTHPHWDIAKDLDIIDFIRATKITGSRFVIYKNAGARLVRALINLMLDVHYQSGYEEIIPPTIVNANSLITTGNLPKFKEDLFQLQEKDYYLIPTAEVPITNLYQDEIIDGHKLPLKYCAYTTCYRSEAGAAGKDTRGIIRLHQFHKVELVKITKSEQSYDELEKLTNDACKILELLELPYRVIELCTGELGFSAAKTYDIEVWMPSQNKYHEISSCSNCEDFQARRGKIRYKVKSQDNAKLVHTLNGSGLAVDRLVAAILENNYQSDSKTVVIPKILQKYLGGLEKITV